In Gossypium arboreum isolate Shixiya-1 chromosome 5, ASM2569848v2, whole genome shotgun sequence, a single genomic region encodes these proteins:
- the LOC108452365 gene encoding peroxidase 19 → MPVLSPTSSSSSSLVFTCFFIILFVTINSSNPVTITTKAKRPPRQLSVNYYAKSCPQVEQLVGSITSQQFKETPVSAPATIRLFFHDCFVEGCDASILIATQPGSKILAEKDAADNRDLRTEGFDTITRAKALVESKCPGIVSCADILAIAARDFIHLAGGPYYVVKKGRWDGKISMASRVPNNLPHANSTVDQLIKLFSSKGLTIQDLVVLSGAHTIGFAHCKNFVDRLYNYKGTKQADPAIDPRLLKALKMSCPQVGGNDDIVAPFDVTTPFVFDHAYYANLQSKLGLLASDEGLFLDPRTKPLVQSFGLDKAKFFLAFSAAMEKMGSIGVKRGRRHGEKRKVCSIHM, encoded by the exons ATGCCTGTCCTTTCTccaacttcttcttcttcttcttccttggtTTTCACTTGTTTCTTCATCATTCTCTTTGTAACCATAAACTCCTCCAATCCTGTAACCATTACCACCAAGGCCAAACGCCCCCCACGCCAGCTTTCTGTCAATTACTATGCAAAATCTTGCCCTCAAGTTGAGCAACTCGTCGGCTCCATCACCTCCCAACAATTCAAAGAAACCCCTGTCTCTGCACCTGCCACCATTCGCCTCTTCTTCCATGACTGCTTTGTAGAA GGTTGCGATGCGTCTATCCTTATAGCAACACAGCCTGGAAGTAAAATATTAGCAGAGAAAGATGCAGCGGATAACAGGGACCTGAGAACAGAGGGGTTTGATACAATAACGAGAGCCAAGGCTTTGGTGGAGAGCAAATGCCCCGGCATTGTTTCTTGCGCTGATATTCTTGCAATTGCAGCCAGAGATTTTATCCATTTG GCTGGGGGACCTTATTACGTAGTGAAGAAAGGAAGGTGGGATGGGAAAATATCAATGGCATCCAGGGTCCCCAACAATCTCCCACATGCAAATTCAACCGTCGACCAACTGATCAAACTCTTTAGCTCAAAAGGGTTAACCATCCAGGACCTGGTTGTGCTCTCAGGTGCGCACACCATCGGCTTTGCCCACTGCAAGAACTTCGTGGACCGACTCTACAATTATAAAGGCACTAAGCAGGCTGACCCTGCCATTGATCCAAGGCTACTAAAGGCCTTGAAGATGTCATGCCCACAGGTTGGTGGTAATGATGACATTGTGGCTCCATTCGATGTCACCACCCCATTCGTATTCGACCATGCTTATTATGCAAATTTACAGAGCAAACTGGGCTTGTTAGCTTCAGACGAAGGTCTATTTTTGGACCCGAGGACCAAGCCTCTGGTCCAATCTTTTGGGCTAGACAAGGCAAAGTTCTTCCTGGCCTTTTCAGCAGCTATGGAAAAAATGGGCTCAATTGGCGTCAAAAGGGGAAGAAGACATGGAGAGAAAAGGAAGGTTTGTAGCATACACAtgtga
- the LOC108450612 gene encoding GDSL esterase/lipase At5g45950 yields the protein MAQNMARRRVVLVQILALALAAVMPLLSGGVDIQQVRVLAAKFNVTCVVVFGDSSVDPGNNNYIATPFKGNFLPYGKDFFRGHPTGRFSNGRLATDFIAEALGYTDEIRPFLNKRLRPVDILHGVSFASAASGYDELTANLSHVLPVSKQLEYFREYKMRLRQLVGARKAENIIKNAVAVMSMGTNDFLQNYYLEPIRPKQYTLEEYQNYLASCMSDDVKTMHSLGITRLVVVGVPPLGCMPLVKTLMNQETCVEKYNNFSSSFNSKLQFKLEVARTTLGMKIGYVDAYGIFEDAVNNSKKYGFIEASKGCCGTGTIEYGDTCRGMSTCADASKYVFWDAVHPTERMYEIIAGQAIDSLRKQLMA from the exons ATGGCTCAAAATATGGCCAGGAGAAGGGTTGTTTTGGTGCAGATTTTGGCACTAGCCTTGGCCGCTGTTATGCCATTGCTCTCAGGAGGTGTGGATATTCAACAAGTTAGGGTGCTGGCAGCTAAATTCAACGTGACTTGCGTAGTGGTATTCGGAGACTCCAGCGTGGATCCAGGCAATAACAACTATATTGCTACGCCCTTTAAGGGTAATTTCCTACCGTATGGGAAAGACTTCTTCAGAGGCCACCCGACTGGACGGTTCAGCAATGGAAGGCTAGCCACTGATTTTATTG CTGAAGCTTTGGGTTACACGGACGAAATTCGACCTTTCCTTAACAAGAGATTGAGACCAGTTGATATCTTGCATGGTGTTAGTTTCGCATCAGCTGCTTCTGGTTATGATGAGCTCACTGCCAATCTCTCA CATGTCCTGCCGGTTTCCAAGCAGCTAGAGTATTTCAGGGAATATAAGATGCGGTTGAGGCAACTGGTTGGAGCGAGGAAAGcagaaaatattataaaaaatgcGGTAGCTGTGATGAGTATGGGCACAAATGACTTTCTTCAAAACTACTATTTAGAACCCATTCGCCCCAAGCAGTATACTTTGGAAGAGTACCAAAATTACTTGGCCTCTTGCATGTCTGACGATGTTAAG ACGATGCACAGTCTTGGGATAACAAGATTAGTGGTAGTTGGGGTGCCTCCCCTGGGGTGCATGCCCCTTGTCAAGACTCTAATGAACCAGGAAACATGTGTGGAAAAGTATAACAATTTCTCCTCCTCCTTCAATTCCAAGCTACAATTCAAGTTGGAAGTCGCCAGGACAACATTAGGGATGAAAATTGGCTACGTTGATGCTTATGGCATCTTTGAGGACGCTGTCAATAACTCCAAAAAATATG GTTTCATTGAAGCTTCAAAAGGGTGTTGCGGGACGGGGACCATAGAGTATGGAGATACATGCAGAGGCATGAGTACATGCGCTGATGCGTCAAAATATGTATTCTGGGATGCTGTTCATCCCACTGAAAGAATGTATGAAATAATCGCTGGGCAGGCCATTGATTCTCTCCGGAAACAGCTGATGGCCTAG
- the LOC108451792 gene encoding GDSL esterase/lipase At5g45960, protein MESCHKFSFPLLTLLSLYMSFFVAHAEGLLTPRPFNNKITAAFVFGDSTVDPGNNNYVKTLFRGNFPPYGKDFRDHVPTGRFTNGKLSTDLIVSYVGIKEYLPPYLDPNLSIEELMTGVSFASAGSGFDPLTPQISSVISLPKQLEYFKEYKKRLQSAIGNRRTEAIIKEAVFLISCGTNDFVVNYFTLPIRRKSYTVSAYQQFVLQSFKQVLQDLWDEGARRIAVTGLPPMGCLPAVITLYSKNAILERGCIENLSKVGMEYNQMLQNELNSMQGRLAHLDAKITYVDIFTPLIDMIQGLGKHDFDEVSHGCCGSGYLEAGFLCNPGSFVCNDASKYVFFDSIHPTEKTYINLFMASRPVIDSFIQD, encoded by the exons ATGGAGTCTTGTCacaaattttcttttcctcttcttACTCTTCTCTCTCTCTACATGTCGTTTTTTGTTGCTCATGCTGAAGGCTTGCTAACGCCAAGGCCCTTCAACAACAAGATTACGGCTGCTTTTGTCTTTGGAGATTCGACGGTAGATCCTGGGAACAACAACTACGTAAAGACCCTGTTTAGGGGCAATTTTCCTCCTTATGGAAAGGATTTTAGAGACCACGTGCCGACCGGAAGGTTTACTAACGGGAAGCTTTCCACCGATCTCATTG TTTCTTATGTAGGCATTAAAGAATATTTGCCACCATATTTGGATCCCAACCTTAGCATTGAGGAGCTGATGACAGGAGTTAGCTTCGCCTCCGCCGGCTCTGGATTTGATCCACTTACACCACAGATATCT AGCGTGATTTCATTACCCAAGCAGCTGGAGTATTTTAAAGAGTATAAAAAACGACTGCAATCTGCCATTGGAAATAGAAGAACGGAAGCTATTATCAAAGAAGCTGTGTTTCTCATCAGTTGTGGTACTAATGACTTTGTAGTCAACTATTTCACCTTACCAATTCGACGAAAAAGCTATACCGTCTCAGCTTATCAACAGTTCGTCTTGCAAAGTTTTAAGCAAGTCCTACAG GATTTATGGGATGAAGGAGCTCGGAGAATCGCAGTTACTGGGCTGCCCCCTATGGGTTGTCTGCCGGCTGTGATCACTCTCTATTCTAAAAACGCCATCCTCGAACGTGGTTGCATAGAAAACTTATCTAAAGTAGGAATGGAATATAACCAAATGCTCCAAAATGAACTGAATTCCATGCAGGGTAGATTAGCTCATCTGGATGCAAAAATCACTTACGTCGACATTTTCACACCATTGATTGATATGATTCAAGGGCTCGGAAAACATG ATTTCGATGAGGTTAGCCATGGCTGCTGTGGGAGTGGTTATTTAGAAGCAGGATTTTTGTGTAATCCAGGATCATTTGTGTGCAACGACGCATCTAAATATGTATTTTTTGACTCAATTCACCCAACTGAAAAGACATACATCAACTTGTTTATGGCTAGTCGTCCTGTCATCGATTCATTTATCCAGGATTGA